One segment of Fibrobacter succinogenes DNA contains the following:
- a CDS encoding serine/threonine-protein kinase — protein sequence MEEVKATQSRKKVKDQLPSKIGGYKPIQALNSGAMGSLWLCRDPSLDRLVVAKRLHSNLNQQEMYIKRFLQEGSILAHLNHPSIIQPYALWKDSDGNYTMSMEYVQGSSLKDLLLRNKRPPVWVVETILYELLSALSHAHRNGVTHRDLKPANMMIDKDGRVRLLDFGIAHTDTPLEIGKELTQTGCIIGTAAYMSPEQIMGEKVNYASDLYSVGIIASEMLIGENLFRGKDFEETRENILKMKFKLEVFPDDVPKPLRKFVLKLLNKRASKRPSSACDAANELADIMKEYPRDMTPYIAEWADTVNEDQPIETVMSPKPQKTTFKYGIGFILGVSVATAAFIAIQLAT from the coding sequence ATGGAAGAAGTCAAGGCAACACAATCGAGGAAAAAAGTCAAGGACCAACTACCGTCAAAAATTGGCGGATACAAGCCCATCCAAGCCCTGAACAGCGGGGCCATGGGTAGTTTGTGGCTTTGCAGGGACCCTTCGCTCGACCGCCTCGTCGTTGCCAAAAGACTCCATTCGAACTTGAACCAGCAAGAAATGTACATCAAGCGGTTCTTGCAAGAAGGGAGCATTCTCGCCCACTTGAACCATCCGAGCATCATCCAGCCGTATGCCCTCTGGAAAGACAGCGACGGCAATTACACGATGTCCATGGAATACGTACAAGGTTCAAGCCTCAAGGATTTACTTTTGAGGAACAAGCGACCGCCAGTTTGGGTTGTCGAGACTATCTTGTACGAACTCTTGAGCGCATTGAGCCACGCCCACCGCAACGGAGTCACGCACCGCGATTTAAAACCAGCGAACATGATGATCGATAAGGACGGACGCGTTCGCCTCTTGGACTTTGGCATTGCCCATACCGACACGCCACTCGAAATCGGCAAGGAACTCACGCAGACCGGATGCATCATCGGCACCGCCGCTTACATGAGCCCCGAGCAAATCATGGGCGAAAAGGTCAATTACGCAAGTGACCTCTATAGCGTTGGCATCATCGCCAGCGAAATGCTCATCGGCGAAAATCTTTTCCGCGGCAAGGACTTCGAAGAAACTCGTGAAAACATCCTCAAGATGAAATTCAAGTTGGAAGTTTTCCCGGATGACGTTCCCAAGCCTCTCCGCAAATTCGTCTTGAAACTCCTCAATAAGCGAGCAAGCAAGCGCCCGTCCTCGGCCTGCGATGCAGCCAACGAACTTGCCGACATCATGAAGGAATACCCGCGCGACATGACTCCATACATCGCCGAGTGGGCAGATACGGTAAACGAAGACCAACCCATCGAAACCGTTATGTCTCCGAAGCCGCAAAAAACTACATTTAAGTATGGAATAGGATTTATACTTGGAGTGAGTGTTGCGACGGCAGCTTTTATTGCCATCCAGCTTGCGACTTAG
- the nadB gene encoding L-aspartate oxidase, whose amino-acid sequence MYDILVLGAGISGLSAALHAAEKGFHVVILTKGAKPDGSSNYAQGGIATVTEKSDKFEFHIADTLEAGAGLCKKEPVNILTKSGPSTIKQLVKWGVEFTPSPEDKSQFDLHLEGGHSHHRILHAADLTGKEIMRALLCELHKQKNIDYLENCYIKDLICEGEGKAKRCIGAKIIHQKSGEVESIYAKATILSTGGAGRIWQYTVCPPDSCGDGMAIAARAGAALQDIEFMQFHPTSLYAPKFKKPFLISEAVRGFGGILKNDKGEEFMNQVHPLHSLAPRDIVARAIHSEMQRLGKDHMFIDLSGRTPKDIKSHFPHIYSKCMDAGIDITKEWIPVVPAAHYMCGGVLVDTWSRTEIKGLYACGEVAATGVHGANRLASNSLLESVVFAIRAVDDIEKSGIAKEKLNVSKSKKETVSFAKAAYWKKRKKMLQDMMWTHCGIVRTVAGLNQGLKVIEELQKDVDTAIKNKETENLHFLEFLNALQVSKMILIAALRRKESRGLHYILDYPNQDPKTKHQSIYLSDKK is encoded by the coding sequence ATGTACGATATTTTGGTTCTGGGTGCCGGCATTTCTGGATTGAGCGCAGCTCTCCATGCGGCAGAAAAAGGTTTCCACGTAGTTATCCTAACCAAAGGAGCAAAGCCGGACGGCTCATCAAACTACGCCCAGGGTGGTATCGCTACCGTTACTGAAAAATCAGACAAATTTGAATTCCACATTGCAGACACGCTCGAAGCCGGCGCAGGCCTCTGCAAAAAAGAACCGGTCAACATCCTGACCAAGAGCGGGCCTTCGACCATCAAGCAGCTCGTCAAGTGGGGCGTCGAGTTCACACCATCGCCCGAGGATAAATCGCAATTCGACCTTCACCTCGAAGGCGGACACAGCCACCACCGCATTTTGCACGCCGCAGACCTCACTGGTAAAGAAATCATGCGCGCGCTCCTTTGCGAACTCCACAAGCAAAAGAACATCGACTACCTCGAAAACTGCTACATCAAGGACTTGATTTGCGAAGGCGAAGGCAAGGCCAAGCGTTGCATCGGCGCAAAGATTATTCACCAGAAGTCCGGTGAAGTCGAAAGCATCTACGCCAAGGCAACCATCCTTTCTACAGGTGGTGCTGGTCGCATTTGGCAGTACACGGTTTGCCCGCCCGACAGCTGTGGCGATGGCATGGCGATTGCCGCCCGCGCAGGTGCTGCCCTCCAAGACATTGAATTCATGCAGTTCCACCCCACAAGCTTATACGCCCCCAAGTTCAAGAAGCCGTTCCTCATTTCCGAAGCGGTTCGCGGTTTTGGCGGCATCCTCAAGAACGACAAGGGCGAAGAATTCATGAACCAGGTGCACCCGCTGCATTCCCTCGCCCCCCGCGATATCGTTGCCCGCGCCATCCACAGCGAAATGCAACGACTCGGCAAGGACCACATGTTTATCGACCTTTCCGGTCGCACGCCCAAAGACATCAAGAGCCACTTCCCGCACATTTATTCTAAGTGCATGGATGCTGGCATCGACATCACGAAGGAATGGATTCCAGTCGTCCCGGCAGCCCATTACATGTGCGGTGGCGTTCTCGTCGATACTTGGTCTCGCACAGAAATCAAGGGACTCTATGCTTGCGGCGAAGTTGCAGCAACAGGCGTTCACGGAGCAAACCGTCTCGCCTCTAACTCGCTTTTGGAAAGCGTTGTTTTTGCCATCCGCGCTGTCGATGACATCGAAAAGAGCGGCATCGCCAAGGAAAAGTTGAACGTATCCAAATCCAAGAAGGAAACCGTCAGCTTCGCAAAGGCCGCCTACTGGAAGAAACGCAAGAAAATGCTTCAGGACATGATGTGGACCCACTGCGGCATCGTACGCACGGTTGCAGGCCTCAACCAAGGCCTCAAGGTCATTGAAGAACTCCAGAAAGATGTCGATACGGCGATTAAGAACAAAGAAACAGAAAACTTACACTTCCTTGAATTCCTCAATGCATTGCAGGTTTCCAAGATGATCCTCATTGCAGCTCTCCGTCGCAAGGAATCTCGCGGTCTTCACTACATCCTCGATTACCCCAATCAGGACCCGAAGACAAAGCACCAGAGCATTTACCTGAGCGACAAGAAATAA
- a CDS encoding peptidylprolyl isomerase, producing MLTWINEKAKWVIVIFAAGIAIGLLAMDRVPDQGRSYPIGIVNDTKISYTDFDSRVKMIVQNQYQNQHLDDEQYSQLRAQVFSSFVRQALFAEQFEKAELSASVAELKNEFKRNSDAVRARLVQEAQARLYAIQQQATSQEDLIQRSQAYLSSLPKFLTDTTFNKADYDAWIETPAAYRWSAMLMLEDEMKNNTIPARQLQTLIGASVHPTALEAKWSVERRMTDYELQVAVAPSSNFVVDSNSVDSVMVAGYFKAHMDSFFVQKDMAQFQYVSIPVEATAGDDASIREYAMTLYYQLTDSSSTTTFEDMARVSSEDPGSAEKGGILSDDFVGRGAYVKPFEDAAFALDSGKISEPVRTQFGYHIIKSYGNVKNAKGEVEKVKVGHILLTVTASSNTIDSLEKILTSIKKDVDAGSDLLTEAQARGLEVKTSEWVSNDGNIAALGYIKGLTSYAWPNENLPKEESEISGVLRNNKWVAIAKKIGTFKAGERSLPLYYNDIKETLLKQKSAKAAEIYLNSVAAQVKAWNPADTAAKIEKIELETKNASVDGFVPGFGYGNAQIARVVGKAKVGEWTAPVVAENGAVMLKVVSKKTPKIEDVEEAIKQDEENSYRFGVMTAFNDYVTNLEASTPVKSNLDLFYRD from the coding sequence ATGTTAACGTGGATTAATGAAAAAGCCAAGTGGGTAATTGTGATCTTTGCTGCCGGTATCGCCATCGGTCTTTTGGCCATGGACCGTGTTCCGGATCAGGGACGTAGCTATCCTATCGGCATTGTCAACGATACCAAGATTTCTTACACGGACTTTGATTCTCGCGTGAAGATGATCGTGCAGAACCAGTACCAGAATCAGCACTTGGATGACGAACAGTATTCCCAGCTTCGCGCTCAGGTGTTTTCTAGCTTCGTCCGCCAGGCTTTGTTTGCCGAACAGTTCGAAAAGGCCGAACTTAGCGCCTCGGTTGCAGAACTCAAGAACGAGTTCAAGCGCAATTCCGATGCTGTTCGTGCCCGCTTGGTTCAGGAAGCTCAGGCTCGCCTCTATGCTATCCAGCAGCAGGCTACTTCTCAGGAAGACCTGATCCAGCGCTCTCAGGCTTACCTCTCGTCTCTCCCGAAGTTTCTCACGGACACGACTTTCAACAAGGCTGATTATGACGCTTGGATTGAAACTCCGGCTGCATACCGCTGGAGCGCAATGCTCATGCTCGAAGATGAAATGAAGAACAACACCATTCCGGCTCGTCAGCTCCAGACTTTGATTGGTGCTTCTGTTCATCCGACCGCTCTCGAAGCCAAGTGGAGTGTTGAACGCCGCATGACTGATTACGAACTGCAGGTGGCGGTTGCCCCGAGCTCTAACTTTGTTGTAGATTCCAACTCCGTGGATAGCGTGATGGTTGCAGGCTACTTCAAGGCTCACATGGATAGCTTCTTTGTGCAGAAGGATATGGCTCAGTTCCAGTATGTTTCTATCCCAGTCGAAGCAACTGCAGGCGACGATGCTAGCATCCGTGAATATGCAATGACGCTTTACTACCAGCTCACCGATTCTTCTTCGACTACGACATTCGAAGATATGGCTCGCGTTTCTTCTGAAGATCCGGGCAGTGCCGAAAAGGGTGGCATCTTGAGCGATGATTTCGTTGGCCGTGGTGCTTACGTGAAGCCGTTCGAAGACGCTGCTTTCGCTCTTGATTCTGGCAAGATTTCTGAACCGGTTCGCACTCAGTTCGGTTACCACATCATCAAGTCTTACGGTAATGTGAAGAACGCTAAGGGTGAAGTCGAAAAGGTCAAGGTTGGCCACATTCTCCTCACTGTGACTGCTTCTTCTAATACTATTGATAGCCTTGAAAAGATTCTCACGAGCATCAAGAAGGATGTCGATGCTGGTTCTGACTTGCTCACCGAAGCTCAGGCTCGCGGTCTCGAAGTCAAGACTTCTGAATGGGTATCTAACGATGGCAACATCGCTGCTCTCGGTTACATCAAGGGCCTTACCTCTTATGCATGGCCGAACGAAAACCTCCCGAAGGAAGAAAGCGAAATTTCTGGCGTGCTCCGCAACAACAAGTGGGTTGCTATTGCTAAGAAAATCGGTACTTTCAAGGCTGGTGAACGTAGCCTCCCGCTTTACTACAATGATATCAAGGAAACGCTTCTCAAGCAGAAGTCTGCCAAGGCTGCTGAAATCTACCTGAACTCTGTTGCTGCTCAGGTCAAGGCTTGGAATCCGGCTGATACCGCTGCAAAGATTGAAAAGATCGAACTTGAAACTAAGAACGCTTCTGTCGATGGCTTTGTTCCGGGCTTTGGCTACGGCAATGCTCAGATCGCTCGCGTTGTGGGCAAGGCTAAGGTCGGTGAATGGACCGCTCCGGTTGTTGCTGAAAACGGCGCCGTGATGCTCAAGGTCGTTTCTAAGAAGACTCCGAAGATTGAAGATGTTGAAGAAGCTATCAAGCAGGATGAAGAAAACTCCTACCGCTTTGGCGTGATGACAGCTTTCAATGATTACGTCACGAATCTTGAAGCTTCTACGCCGGTCAAGAGCAATCTCGACTTGTTCTACAGAGACTAG
- a CDS encoding OmpA family protein: MRLISRTLLSALVGVSFAAAGKLAPNKTHAVLNVTYTNNEDVPHAKKKLTFVGQNKGKKVVVTTDVYGEASFHIPREDTYTILCESLTGPFECGETPYVSRTASTGGITVVFDDTRSELTGVTFKAGSAELVPGSLKTLNAAIAGLKRNPKAKIEVEGHTSSEGGEELNQKLSEDRANSVRDYMIENGIEAERVTAVGYGPSRPKGDNSTEAGRRANRRIELKVLNADEVNF, encoded by the coding sequence ATGAGATTGATTTCCCGCACCCTGCTTTCGGCTTTGGTTGGTGTATCCTTTGCCGCTGCCGGAAAGCTTGCCCCGAACAAGACACACGCTGTGTTGAACGTGACCTACACGAATAACGAGGATGTTCCGCATGCGAAGAAAAAACTCACATTTGTGGGGCAGAACAAGGGCAAGAAGGTTGTTGTGACGACTGACGTGTATGGCGAAGCTAGTTTCCATATCCCGCGTGAAGATACTTACACCATCCTCTGCGAAAGCTTGACGGGCCCTTTTGAATGTGGCGAAACGCCGTATGTATCGCGCACGGCTAGCACGGGTGGGATTACGGTCGTCTTTGATGATACTCGTTCTGAACTTACGGGCGTTACGTTCAAGGCCGGGAGCGCCGAACTCGTTCCGGGTTCTTTGAAAACGCTCAATGCAGCCATTGCGGGCCTCAAGCGTAATCCGAAGGCTAAGATTGAGGTCGAAGGACACACGAGTAGCGAAGGCGGTGAAGAACTCAATCAGAAGCTTTCTGAAGATCGCGCCAATAGCGTTCGCGATTACATGATTGAAAATGGAATCGAAGCGGAACGCGTGACCGCTGTGGGCTATGGTCCGAGCCGCCCGAAGGGTGACAATTCGACTGAAGCGGGTCGCCGCGCCAATCGCCGCATTGAGCTTAAGGTGCTCAACGCCGACGAAGTGAATTTTTAA
- a CDS encoding S1 RNA-binding domain-containing protein, producing MELGRINRARVESITPQGYYLELETGGSVLLPGNRNKFTLVEGEIIDVFIYTDSEDRPIATLDKPLAQVGEFAVLTVKEVNRVGAFLDWGLNKDLFLPFKQQLGELQKGDRCVVFVLEDEKSGRIIATEKIKSFIDPDTNDLHIGQRVELAAYEVTPDYVDCLVDYRYTGRLMMTPGMERIYIGDTMPGFIQRFTSDGKITLNLTPVGYKGMMKSESPNAILQKLEEAGGFLPYGDHTDPETIRREFGMSKKAFKKIIGSLFREEKIVIEEDGIRAV from the coding sequence ATGGAACTTGGAAGAATCAACCGCGCCCGCGTGGAATCCATCACACCGCAAGGTTACTACCTGGAACTTGAAACCGGCGGCAGCGTGCTCCTCCCTGGCAACCGCAACAAATTCACACTCGTCGAAGGCGAAATCATCGACGTGTTCATTTATACGGACTCCGAAGACCGCCCCATCGCAACGCTCGACAAGCCACTCGCACAAGTGGGCGAATTCGCCGTGCTCACGGTCAAGGAAGTGAACCGCGTGGGCGCGTTTTTGGACTGGGGCCTCAACAAGGACTTGTTCCTCCCCTTCAAGCAACAGCTTGGCGAATTGCAGAAAGGCGACCGCTGCGTTGTCTTTGTGCTCGAAGACGAAAAGAGTGGGCGCATTATCGCCACAGAAAAAATCAAGAGTTTTATCGACCCGGACACGAACGATTTGCACATCGGGCAACGCGTTGAACTTGCCGCTTACGAAGTCACGCCAGATTACGTCGATTGCCTTGTAGATTACCGCTACACGGGACGCCTCATGATGACGCCCGGCATGGAACGCATCTACATCGGCGATACGATGCCGGGATTTATCCAGCGCTTCACGAGCGACGGAAAGATTACGCTCAACTTGACTCCGGTCGGATACAAGGGCATGATGAAGAGCGAAAGCCCGAACGCCATTTTGCAGAAGCTCGAAGAAGCAGGCGGATTCCTCCCCTACGGCGACCACACCGATCCCGAAACGATCCGTCGCGAGTTTGGCATGTCCAAGAAAGCGTTCAAGAAGATTATCGGATCGCTCTTCCGCGAAGAAAAAATCGTGATTGAAGAAGACGGAATCCGCGCAGTTTAA
- a CDS encoding DUF5662 family protein, whose protein sequence is MHPIRHFITITKHRNEVVRLCFKAGIGLQGLFHDLSKYSPTEFIPGAKYYTGKESPNNGERRDTGMSLAWMHHKGRNKHHFEFWYDYDMKTKKIVPMDMPDRYIKEMFCDRVAASKTYNKETYTQEAPLLYLTKSTAHEKMTETTYKKLLFLLKKLATDGEKETLRFMRHCKELPTE, encoded by the coding sequence ATGCATCCGATTCGGCATTTTATCACGATTACAAAACATCGAAACGAGGTCGTCAGACTTTGCTTTAAAGCCGGTATCGGGTTGCAGGGGTTGTTCCACGATTTGTCAAAGTACAGCCCCACCGAATTTATTCCAGGTGCAAAATACTACACGGGCAAGGAGTCGCCAAACAACGGCGAGCGCCGCGACACGGGCATGAGCCTCGCGTGGATGCACCATAAAGGGCGCAACAAGCACCACTTTGAATTCTGGTACGATTACGACATGAAGACAAAGAAAATCGTGCCGATGGACATGCCGGACCGCTACATCAAGGAAATGTTCTGCGACCGCGTGGCCGCTTCCAAGACGTACAACAAGGAAACTTACACGCAAGAAGCTCCGCTCCTGTATTTGACAAAAAGTACCGCCCACGAAAAAATGACGGAAACGACTTACAAGAAGTTGCTGTTTTTGCTCAAGAAGCTTGCGACGGATGGAGAAAAAGAAACGCTCAGGTTCATGCGGCATTGCAAGGAACTGCCGACGGAATAA
- a CDS encoding ABC-F family ATP-binding cassette domain-containing protein, whose protein sequence is MLNVSNVSLQYGSRVLFKEVNLSFKRGNCYGVIGANGAGKSTFLKILSGELEPNTGEVTKDPGERIAVLKQDHFAYENNTVLETVMMGFPELYELSKKRDELYALPEMTEEQGMQAMEIETRFGEIGGYEADSNAAVLLKGLGIPEEFHYNLMSDLDGGQKIRVLLAQALFGNPDILLLDEPTNHLDLETVGWLEDYLERFENIVIVVSHDRHFLNAVCTHTCDIDYGKINIYGGNYEFWYAASQLAQKQRKDQNRRAEEKIEELKAFIRRFASNAAKAKQATSRKKLLDKMTVEEMPASSRKFPWVNFKMDREPGKIVLEVKNATVDGGDGIICKGLNFSLGNQDKVALVGEFDTLKTAFFQLIAEEIKAPEGVLKWGNTISYNYFPKNNDAYFKTDLSLVDWLRQYSKEQDETFIRGFLGRMLFTGEEALKSANVLSGGEKVRCMLSKMMLSNANCLLLDEPTAHLDLEAITALNNGLKSFQGPVIFCSQDHEFVQTVANRVLELTPNGVVDRSITFDEWLETKKTKKK, encoded by the coding sequence ATGCTTAATGTTTCTAATGTCAGTCTTCAATATGGTAGCCGCGTCCTCTTCAAGGAAGTGAACCTTTCCTTCAAGCGCGGCAATTGCTACGGTGTTATCGGCGCAAATGGTGCCGGCAAGTCCACATTCCTCAAGATTCTTTCGGGCGAACTCGAACCGAACACGGGTGAAGTCACGAAGGACCCAGGCGAACGTATCGCCGTCCTCAAGCAGGACCACTTCGCCTACGAAAACAACACAGTCCTCGAAACCGTGATGATGGGTTTCCCTGAACTTTATGAACTGAGCAAGAAGCGCGACGAACTTTACGCCCTCCCTGAAATGACCGAAGAACAGGGCATGCAGGCCATGGAAATCGAAACGCGCTTTGGTGAAATCGGCGGTTACGAAGCCGACTCCAACGCAGCAGTGCTCCTCAAGGGCCTGGGTATTCCTGAAGAATTCCACTACAACTTGATGTCGGACCTCGACGGCGGCCAGAAAATTCGCGTACTCCTCGCCCAAGCGTTGTTCGGCAACCCAGACATTTTGCTTTTGGACGAACCGACGAACCACTTGGATTTGGAAACCGTCGGCTGGCTCGAAGATTACCTCGAACGCTTTGAAAACATCGTGATCGTGGTGAGCCATGACCGTCACTTCTTGAACGCCGTCTGCACGCACACTTGCGATATCGACTACGGCAAGATCAACATTTACGGCGGTAACTACGAATTCTGGTACGCAGCAAGCCAGCTCGCCCAGAAACAGCGCAAGGACCAGAACCGCCGCGCCGAAGAAAAGATTGAAGAATTGAAGGCGTTCATCCGCCGCTTCGCTTCGAACGCCGCTAAGGCCAAGCAGGCCACATCCCGTAAGAAACTCCTCGACAAGATGACAGTCGAAGAAATGCCGGCATCGAGCCGTAAGTTCCCGTGGGTGAACTTCAAGATGGACCGCGAACCGGGCAAGATCGTTCTCGAAGTCAAGAACGCCACTGTTGATGGCGGCGACGGCATCATTTGCAAGGGCCTGAACTTCTCGCTCGGCAACCAGGACAAGGTCGCTCTCGTCGGTGAATTCGACACGCTCAAGACCGCATTCTTCCAGCTCATTGCCGAAGAAATCAAGGCACCGGAAGGAGTGCTCAAGTGGGGCAACACCATCAGCTATAACTACTTCCCGAAGAACAACGACGCTTACTTCAAGACAGACCTTTCCCTCGTGGATTGGCTGCGCCAGTACAGCAAGGAACAGGACGAAACGTTCATCCGCGGATTCCTTGGACGTATGCTCTTTACCGGTGAAGAAGCCCTCAAGAGCGCAAACGTGCTCAGCGGTGGTGAAAAGGTGCGCTGCATGCTTTCGAAGATGATGCTTTCGAACGCAAACTGCTTGCTCCTCGACGAACCGACAGCTCACCTCGACTTGGAAGCCATCACCGCTTTGAACAACGGCCTCAAATCATTCCAGGGTCCGGTCATCTTCTGCTCTCAGGACCATGAATTTGTCCAAACTGTCGCTAACCGCGTTTTGGAACTCACGCCGAACGGTGTTGTGGACCGCAGCATTACCTTCGACGAATGGCTCGAAACCAAGAAGACTAAGAAGAAATAA
- a CDS encoding CAP domain-containing protein: MKNTLFKNFSLLKLAAVTSLALAFMACSDNSNNVTFVMYDDDGNEYPVPSDILKSSSSVKKNSSSSSVAATSSSSAKTAASSSSVDRATSSSSAKAVSSSSAKSTASSSSAKLSSSSSEKKLASSSSEKAPASSAASSSSTGSSFFNENWREACLDKINEYRATENLEPLTLAPEEKQTCTDKQAGDDLAENKAHGHFRACEEWAQNSGPNFNTSWRKTATEATDAFLKMMWEDEKALVLRGERDPDKKEDYSYIGHYLNMKGNYKSVACGISLTEDGKKGWLNINFF, from the coding sequence ATGAAAAATACTTTGTTTAAAAATTTTTCTCTTTTGAAACTCGCTGCCGTTACATCGCTTGCTCTTGCGTTTATGGCATGCTCCGATAACTCTAACAACGTGACGTTTGTGATGTATGACGATGATGGAAATGAATATCCCGTACCATCCGATATTCTAAAATCTTCTTCTAGCGTAAAAAAGAATTCGAGCTCGTCCTCTGTTGCGGCTACATCGAGTTCGTCTGCAAAGACTGCGGCTAGTTCTTCCTCTGTAGACCGTGCGACTAGTTCTTCATCCGCAAAAGCAGTAAGTTCGTCGTCTGCTAAATCGACAGCGAGTTCTTCTTCTGCAAAATTGTCGAGCTCATCTTCAGAAAAGAAGCTTGCAAGTTCCTCCTCTGAAAAAGCACCGGCATCATCTGCGGCATCGTCTTCTTCAACTGGCTCTTCGTTCTTCAACGAAAATTGGCGTGAAGCTTGCCTTGACAAAATCAACGAATATCGTGCTACTGAAAATTTGGAACCGCTTACCTTAGCTCCCGAAGAAAAACAGACCTGCACCGACAAGCAAGCGGGTGATGACCTTGCCGAAAATAAGGCTCATGGACATTTCCGAGCTTGCGAAGAATGGGCGCAGAACAGCGGCCCGAACTTCAATACATCTTGGCGCAAAACGGCGACCGAAGCCACCGATGCATTCCTCAAGATGATGTGGGAAGATGAAAAAGCTCTGGTGCTAAGGGGTGAACGCGATCCCGATAAAAAAGAGGATTATTCCTATATCGGTCACTACCTCAATATGAAGGGCAATTACAAATCAGTCGCTTGTGGAATTTCGCTCACAGAAGACGGTAAAAAAGGTTGGTTAAATATAAACTTCTTCTAA